The following proteins are co-located in the Tardibacter chloracetimidivorans genome:
- the lipB gene encoding lipoyl(octanoyl) transferase LipB, with protein sequence MPDVDWIVEPGLIDYAEAVARMESHAEAIRTAGAKERIWLVEHPPVYTAGTSAKPSDLVDPGRFPVFRSGRGGQYTYHGPGQRVGYILLDLDKRGRDVRNFVHSLETWISEALLPFGIAAYAVDGRVGLWVDTPEGEAKIAAIGIRVRRWVTFHGFAINVAPDLSHFGGIVPCGLPDYAVTSLAALGRQASLAEVDECLKARLPAFLDRLADGALSKMPDTGAAGS encoded by the coding sequence ATGCCGGACGTTGACTGGATCGTGGAACCCGGCCTCATCGATTATGCCGAGGCTGTCGCTCGGATGGAAAGCCACGCGGAGGCAATCCGCACGGCCGGCGCGAAAGAACGCATCTGGCTTGTCGAACATCCGCCGGTCTACACGGCGGGCACCAGCGCAAAACCTTCGGACCTGGTCGATCCCGGGCGCTTTCCCGTTTTCCGTTCCGGCCGTGGCGGACAATATACCTATCATGGGCCGGGACAGCGGGTGGGCTATATCCTGCTTGATCTGGACAAGCGGGGGCGGGACGTCCGCAACTTTGTCCACAGCCTGGAGACCTGGATTTCAGAGGCGTTGCTGCCGTTCGGGATTGCCGCATATGCAGTGGACGGGCGGGTCGGCCTCTGGGTCGACACGCCCGAGGGCGAAGCCAAGATCGCCGCCATAGGCATCCGGGTCAGGCGCTGGGTCACCTTTCACGGCTTTGCGATCAATGTCGCGCCCGATCTCTCCCACTTTGGCGGCATCGTGCCCTGTGGCCTTCCCGATTACGCAGTCACGAGCCTGGCGGCACTGGGTCGCCAGGCCTCGCTTGCCGAGGTGGATGAGTGCCTGAAGGCAAGGCTTCCGGCGTTCCTTGACCGGCTGGCGGATGGCGCTTTGTCGAAAATGCCGGATACTGGCGCTGCTGGCAGTTGA
- a CDS encoding OmpA family protein → MRKLAIVMAFASTALATTAQARDGAWYVGVEGGGMIVEDSDFDLGATSNAVTVEHEKGFDVDGIIGYDFGGFRAEFEVGYKDANLDSVSTSVAGVPGGGGTSYLPGGAQPAGTYEAADGNTRVLSFMLNALLDFGNDDGWNGYIGGGAGVARVKESEYQLAKYGSAFVDDSDSKFAWQAIAGVRRAITTNIDFGLKYRFFNVDDVKTVAVNGANMEGRIRSHSLLASLIYNFGEPAAPPPPPPPPPPPPEPAPPPPPPPAATPGPFIVFFDWDKADVTPEAASILDNAAAAYQQTGQASVMLAGHADKSGSDQYNVGLSQRRAEAAKAYLAGKGVPETAIATEGFGESRPLVETADGVREPQNRRVEITFGPGSGM, encoded by the coding sequence ATGCGGAAGCTCGCCATTGTAATGGCCTTCGCATCGACTGCACTCGCAACCACAGCCCAGGCACGTGACGGCGCCTGGTATGTCGGTGTCGAGGGCGGCGGTATGATCGTCGAGGACTCCGATTTCGACCTCGGCGCAACATCGAACGCGGTGACGGTCGAACATGAGAAGGGCTTCGACGTCGACGGCATCATCGGCTATGACTTCGGCGGGTTCCGTGCCGAATTCGAAGTCGGCTACAAGGATGCAAACCTCGACAGCGTAAGCACCAGCGTTGCCGGTGTTCCGGGCGGCGGCGGCACTTCATATCTGCCGGGCGGCGCACAGCCCGCCGGCACCTATGAAGCCGCCGACGGCAATACCCGCGTCCTGAGCTTCATGCTCAACGCCTTGCTCGACTTCGGCAACGATGACGGCTGGAACGGCTATATCGGCGGTGGCGCCGGTGTCGCTCGCGTCAAGGAATCCGAGTATCAGCTGGCCAAGTACGGCTCGGCGTTCGTCGATGATTCGGACTCCAAGTTCGCATGGCAGGCGATCGCTGGTGTTCGCCGCGCGATCACGACCAACATCGACTTCGGCCTGAAGTATCGCTTCTTCAACGTCGACGATGTGAAGACCGTCGCCGTGAACGGCGCGAACATGGAAGGCCGGATCCGCTCGCACAGCTTGCTGGCCAGCCTGATCTACAACTTCGGCGAACCGGCTGCACCGCCGCCCCCGCCGCCCCCGCCGCCCCCGCCGCCGGAACCGGCTCCGCCGCCTCCGCCGCCGCCGGCTGCGACACCGGGGCCGTTCATCGTGTTCTTCGATTGGGACAAGGCGGACGTCACGCCTGAAGCAGCCAGCATTCTCGATAACGCTGCTGCCGCCTATCAGCAGACCGGCCAGGCAAGCGTCATGCTGGCAGGACACGCCGACAAATCTGGTTCCGACCAGTACAACGTCGGTCTGTCGCAGCGCCGTGCAGAAGCGGCCAAGGCCTATCTCGCCGGCAAGGGCGTGCCTGAAACGGCAATCGCGACCGAGGGCTTTGGTGAGAGCCGTCCGCTGGTCGAAACCGCTGACGGTGTCCGCGAGCCGCAGAACCGGCGTGTGGAAATCACCTTCGGTCCGGGTTCGGGCATGTAA
- a CDS encoding DUF2793 domain-containing protein gives MTKSARLFLPLLAPGQAQKEITHNEALAQLDIITQAVVQAVGVDVPPASPALGECWIIGPSPEGSWSGMAQHLAGWTENGWRYVQPFIGLGVWTVDEGMFARWDGGAWVTGIVSAAAISIGGEQIIGSRQPAIANPEGGGTADVEARTAIGSILDAMRAHGLIDEPV, from the coding sequence ATGACCAAGAGCGCACGTCTTTTTCTTCCACTGCTGGCGCCGGGACAGGCCCAGAAGGAAATCACGCATAACGAGGCACTTGCGCAGCTGGACATCATTACGCAGGCGGTCGTTCAGGCCGTGGGCGTCGATGTTCCGCCCGCTTCACCCGCGCTGGGCGAGTGCTGGATTATCGGTCCGTCCCCGGAAGGATCATGGTCCGGAATGGCGCAACACCTTGCAGGATGGACAGAAAACGGCTGGCGCTATGTGCAACCATTTATCGGATTGGGCGTTTGGACCGTCGATGAAGGCATGTTCGCCCGCTGGGATGGGGGAGCGTGGGTAACAGGGATTGTGTCGGCTGCCGCCATAAGCATAGGCGGTGAGCAGATCATCGGTTCCCGTCAACCCGCAATCGCAAACCCGGAAGGCGGCGGAACTGCCGACGTCGAGGCTCGAACGGCGATTGGATCAATTCTGGATGCAATGCGCGCCCATGGACTGATCGACGAGCCAGTGTAG
- a CDS encoding phage tail protein, producing MATLVLTAVGAVFGPVAGIATGVIGFAGAQLFGAGGKSRQGPRLNDLAVQSSVYGTPLPRLYGMIRASGSVIWATDIRETAHRSGGGKGKPKTTTYSYAASFAVALSARPIRSVKRIWGDGKLMRSAEGSWIMAANMRLYTGLEDEAPDPLIASAEGPDAAPAYRGMAYAVFEDLDLTEFANHIPSLSFEVEADEAPVSAAAIIDDLGAITGLAPSLSPEEATPLRGFGIASGGSVRSVLETLATVDPLTILDDGTATAVSLRRIPDAIDLSRQDMGASWRIERGAPVARMTVERIAADQTPGEISIGYYDCARDYQTGLQRAHFGMGRRSERIELPAALMPGEAKALAERKMAEVSVRSVTSTIRLPYRALALRPGDLLRHPADGGLWRVTEMTVERMVVELALERMLQIPLTPSSAADGGRVAPQNGLANGETVLHVLDLPPLFDELPAVPRIWIAASGKEQGWRRADIALSLDSGGSWQSIYTATGGSVAGVTLTALGAGASTLWDDRNAVEVELDHEGMWLEGRADESLLAGANLALIDDELVQFGHVEQLGGHRFRLSRLLRGRRGTEWASADHEAGGRFILIEPAVTGVADLPVSRLGSSIRFRGTGPGEDPAAAEAVTLLLKGRALLPPSPVHVTASLLADGSVNVQWIRRSRQGWGGWIDGVDAPLGEESERYRVTLRQLGGSERIVDVSQSSCTHALADRLADGGDISRLSVAIVQLSAIAGPGMAAAADFVIDD from the coding sequence ATGGCGACGCTTGTGCTGACCGCAGTGGGCGCGGTCTTCGGCCCCGTGGCGGGAATTGCCACCGGTGTGATCGGCTTTGCCGGGGCGCAGCTTTTCGGCGCGGGCGGCAAATCGCGGCAGGGCCCGAGGCTCAATGACCTGGCGGTGCAAAGCTCCGTCTATGGAACGCCGCTGCCGCGGCTTTATGGAATGATCCGCGCTTCGGGATCGGTCATTTGGGCGACGGACATCCGCGAGACGGCGCATCGGTCCGGCGGGGGGAAGGGCAAGCCCAAGACCACCACCTACAGCTATGCGGCGAGTTTCGCCGTGGCGCTTTCAGCCCGCCCCATCCGATCTGTGAAGCGGATATGGGGTGACGGCAAGCTCATGCGATCGGCAGAGGGAAGCTGGATCATGGCCGCCAACATGCGGCTTTATACCGGCTTGGAGGATGAAGCGCCCGATCCGTTGATCGCCTCGGCGGAAGGGCCGGACGCCGCGCCTGCCTATAGAGGCATGGCCTATGCGGTGTTTGAAGATCTCGATCTGACGGAATTCGCCAACCACATTCCGTCGCTGAGCTTTGAGGTGGAGGCCGATGAAGCGCCGGTGAGCGCCGCTGCGATCATTGACGATCTTGGCGCGATCACGGGCCTTGCGCCCAGCCTTTCCCCCGAAGAGGCGACGCCGTTGCGAGGCTTCGGCATTGCAAGCGGCGGTTCTGTCCGCTCCGTTCTGGAGACGCTCGCCACCGTCGATCCGTTGACCATATTGGACGACGGGACCGCCACCGCCGTGTCGCTGCGGAGAATCCCCGACGCGATCGACCTCTCCCGCCAAGACATGGGAGCATCATGGCGCATAGAACGAGGCGCTCCCGTGGCGCGGATGACAGTGGAGCGCATTGCCGCCGATCAGACGCCGGGCGAGATCAGCATCGGCTATTATGATTGCGCGCGCGACTATCAGACCGGGTTGCAGCGGGCGCATTTCGGGATGGGCCGGCGTTCCGAACGGATTGAGCTTCCCGCCGCGCTGATGCCGGGAGAAGCAAAGGCGCTGGCGGAACGCAAGATGGCGGAGGTGTCGGTCCGCTCGGTGACCTCGACGATCCGTCTTCCCTATCGCGCGCTGGCGCTGAGGCCGGGCGACCTGCTGCGGCACCCGGCAGATGGCGGCCTGTGGCGCGTGACCGAAATGACGGTGGAGCGAATGGTCGTGGAACTGGCGCTGGAGCGGATGCTGCAGATTCCGCTCACGCCCTCCTCGGCGGCAGACGGCGGCCGCGTTGCGCCGCAGAACGGCCTGGCGAATGGCGAGACCGTTCTTCACGTGCTGGACCTGCCGCCATTGTTTGACGAACTGCCCGCCGTCCCCCGAATCTGGATCGCGGCATCGGGAAAGGAGCAGGGGTGGCGCAGGGCCGATATCGCTCTCAGCCTCGATTCGGGCGGAAGCTGGCAGTCGATCTACACCGCCACCGGAGGCAGCGTGGCTGGCGTGACGCTGACTGCATTGGGCGCCGGCGCATCGACACTCTGGGACGATCGAAATGCAGTCGAGGTCGAGCTTGACCATGAAGGCATGTGGCTGGAGGGCAGGGCCGATGAGAGTTTGCTGGCAGGCGCGAACCTCGCGCTGATCGACGATGAACTCGTGCAGTTCGGCCATGTGGAGCAGCTTGGCGGCCACCGCTTCCGGTTGAGCCGGCTGCTGAGGGGGCGACGCGGAACGGAATGGGCCTCGGCCGACCATGAGGCGGGCGGCAGGTTCATATTGATCGAGCCGGCTGTGACGGGCGTTGCCGACCTGCCGGTGAGCCGCCTGGGAAGCAGCATCCGGTTCCGCGGGACGGGTCCGGGAGAGGACCCGGCGGCGGCCGAAGCTGTGACGCTGCTGCTGAAGGGGCGGGCATTGCTGCCGCCCAGCCCGGTACATGTGACGGCGTCGTTGCTCGCCGATGGTTCGGTGAACGTGCAATGGATCAGGCGGAGCCGGCAGGGGTGGGGGGGATGGATCGACGGTGTCGACGCGCCGCTCGGCGAAGAAAGCGAACGCTATCGCGTGACCCTGCGACAACTCGGCGGCAGCGAGCGCATTGTGGACGTCAGCCAATCTTCGTGCACTCATGCCCTTGCCGACCGACTGGCCGATGGCGGCGACATATCAAGGCTGAGTGTTGCAATTGTGCAACTCAGCGCGATTGCCGGACCCGGCATGGCGGCTGCCGCCGACTTCGTGATCGATGACTGA
- a CDS encoding C40 family peptidase, translated as MTGDKIASAARACIGTPFRPQGRLAGVGLDCIGLAAVAVRAGGTDVEPPSDYDLSGDCGSRLPDALEALGLSRADTARTGDVMLFRSGRLQQHLGICTGRGFVHAHLGLRRVVETPFPAPWPVLGIWRVKEGG; from the coding sequence ATGACGGGCGACAAAATCGCGAGTGCGGCGCGGGCGTGCATCGGAACACCGTTTCGCCCGCAGGGAAGGCTCGCCGGAGTCGGCCTCGACTGCATCGGCCTGGCGGCCGTGGCGGTGCGGGCGGGCGGAACCGATGTGGAACCGCCATCCGACTATGACCTGAGCGGAGATTGCGGATCGCGCCTTCCCGACGCTCTGGAGGCGCTCGGCCTGTCACGTGCGGACACGGCCCGCACCGGCGATGTGATGCTGTTTCGGTCCGGAAGGTTGCAGCAGCACCTGGGCATCTGCACGGGTCGCGGCTTTGTCCACGCCCATCTGGGGCTACGGCGCGTGGTGGAGACGCCGTTTCCAGCGCCCTGGCCCGTGCTTGGAATCTGGCGCGTGAAAGAGGGGGGCTGA
- a CDS encoding DUF2163 domain-containing protein, whose amino-acid sequence MVPLETEFAARLAADTTTFAFCWRVVRFDGVALGFTSHDRDLEIEGLVYRSAPGIAPSAIHLSAGLETDSMDVTGALSADAITEADLAAGRYDGAQVELFMTDWEMPEAGKLPLMRGQLGTVSHEDTAFSAELRGPMHVLERPVVELLSPECRAELGDPKCRVDIASRSAMAEVSEIAGPQSLRVSVVEPAPNAFGYGMVRFLSGANSGLERAILSSASDMIQLSEPPAFACAPGDAIELRQGCDKRFSTCRNRFANAANFQGEPHVPGNDLLTRYPGL is encoded by the coding sequence GTGGTCCCGCTGGAAACGGAGTTCGCCGCGCGGCTGGCGGCGGACACAACGACATTTGCCTTCTGCTGGCGCGTGGTGCGGTTCGACGGAGTGGCGCTCGGCTTCACCAGTCATGACCGCGACCTCGAGATTGAGGGGCTGGTCTATCGATCAGCGCCCGGAATTGCGCCGTCCGCCATTCACCTGTCGGCGGGCCTTGAGACGGACAGCATGGACGTGACGGGTGCGCTCTCTGCCGATGCGATCACCGAGGCTGACCTTGCGGCCGGGCGATATGACGGCGCGCAGGTCGAGCTGTTCATGACGGACTGGGAAATGCCCGAGGCCGGAAAATTGCCGCTGATGCGCGGCCAGCTTGGCACGGTGAGCCACGAAGACACGGCCTTTTCCGCTGAACTGCGCGGGCCGATGCATGTGCTTGAACGGCCGGTGGTCGAGCTGCTTTCGCCCGAATGCCGGGCAGAGCTTGGCGACCCCAAGTGCAGGGTCGACATAGCTTCACGGTCCGCAATGGCGGAGGTGAGCGAAATTGCAGGTCCGCAGTCGCTGCGCGTTTCCGTCGTCGAACCGGCCCCAAACGCCTTCGGCTATGGCATGGTGCGCTTCCTGTCGGGCGCGAACAGCGGGCTGGAACGGGCGATCCTTTCCTCCGCGAGCGATATGATCCAGCTTTCAGAGCCACCCGCCTTCGCCTGTGCGCCGGGCGATGCGATCGAGCTGCGGCAGGGGTGCGACAAGCGCTTTTCCACCTGCCGGAACCGCTTTGCCAATGCCGCCAATTTTCAGGGTGAGCCGCATGTGCCGGGCAACGACCTGCTTACCCGCTATCCCGGGCTTTGA
- a CDS encoding DNA-packaging protein — protein MTALQLARKLCGLRAEERAAVVDAEIRDYALLQRNWAFWARPEQLAPDGNWRTWLIVAGRGFGKTRTGAEWVRAAAEASGDLRIALVGATAIDARGVMVEGESGLLATAPASSRPLWEPSRRRLSWKNGAQAFVYSAEEPGQLRGPEHHLAWCDELAKWAHATEAWDNLQLGLRLGTQPRVLVTTTPRPVSLLKAMLNDPSVAVTRGRTRDNADNLPRSFLAHVEASYGGTRLGRQELDGELIEDVEGALWTRALLEERRTRTHPGLRRVVVGVDPPAGVGGDACGIVVAGLAEDGRAHVLEDASVHGLHPEGWARAVAAAAGRWQADKVVAEVNNGGAMVTSVLRSVDPLLPVKAVRASHGKVTRAEPVAALYVQGRVSHVGCFPLLEDEMCGLMAGGGYAGPGRSPDRADALVWALTELMLGRRGAEPMVRIV, from the coding sequence GTGACGGCGCTGCAGCTGGCGCGGAAGCTTTGCGGACTGAGGGCGGAGGAGAGGGCGGCGGTCGTCGATGCCGAGATCAGGGATTATGCGCTGTTGCAGCGGAACTGGGCCTTTTGGGCGCGTCCGGAGCAGCTTGCCCCTGATGGAAACTGGCGGACGTGGCTGATTGTTGCAGGGCGGGGATTCGGCAAGACCCGGACGGGGGCCGAATGGGTGCGCGCGGCGGCCGAAGCCAGCGGCGATCTGAGGATCGCGCTGGTGGGTGCAACGGCGATCGACGCGCGCGGGGTGATGGTGGAAGGTGAAAGCGGGCTGCTGGCGACAGCGCCGGCTTCTTCGCGGCCGCTGTGGGAGCCGTCGCGCCGGCGGCTGAGCTGGAAGAACGGGGCGCAGGCCTTCGTCTATTCCGCCGAGGAGCCGGGGCAGTTGCGCGGGCCGGAACATCATCTGGCATGGTGCGACGAGCTGGCGAAATGGGCGCATGCGACGGAGGCGTGGGACAATCTGCAACTCGGCCTGCGGCTGGGGACGCAGCCGCGCGTGCTGGTGACGACGACGCCCCGGCCGGTGAGCCTGCTGAAGGCGATGCTGAACGACCCGTCGGTTGCCGTCACCAGAGGCCGGACGAGGGACAATGCCGACAATCTGCCCAGGTCGTTCCTGGCCCATGTCGAGGCGAGCTATGGCGGCACGCGCCTTGGCCGACAGGAACTGGACGGCGAACTGATCGAGGATGTCGAAGGCGCGCTCTGGACGAGGGCGCTGCTGGAGGAGCGAAGGACGAGGACGCATCCCGGCCTGCGCCGGGTGGTGGTTGGCGTGGACCCGCCTGCGGGCGTCGGCGGCGACGCCTGCGGCATCGTGGTGGCGGGTCTGGCGGAGGACGGCCGGGCGCATGTGCTGGAGGATGCGAGCGTCCACGGCCTTCACCCCGAAGGATGGGCGCGCGCGGTCGCGGCCGCCGCCGGTCGCTGGCAGGCGGACAAGGTGGTGGCCGAGGTGAACAATGGCGGGGCGATGGTGACGAGCGTGCTTCGCTCCGTGGACCCGCTGCTGCCGGTGAAGGCGGTGCGCGCATCCCATGGCAAGGTGACGCGGGCCGAACCCGTCGCCGCGCTTTATGTGCAGGGCAGGGTGTCGCATGTGGGGTGCTTCCCCCTGCTTGAGGACGAGATGTGCGGATTGATGGCGGGCGGCGGCTATGCGGGGCCGGGCCGTTCGCCCGATCGCGCGGACGCGCTGGTGTGGGCGCTGACCGAGCTGATGCTCGGCAGGCGCGGGGCCGAGCCGATGGTTCGGATCGTCTGA
- a CDS encoding DUF6456 domain-containing protein, translated as MSDTRLCDGGGNGRRILADRALDDRGTHVRNVKVNLGESPLGWLAARGRITNRQLDAGEQLRRDWTVANLGPRTTMRWDASPASGRRGPGGAMDSTLAQIEAKRRFDAAIAAVGRGMEDVLWRVACAGEGLEATEKALGWPTRAGKVVLCIALDRLGDHYGMK; from the coding sequence GTGAGCGACACGAGGCTTTGCGACGGCGGCGGCAATGGCAGGCGGATTCTGGCGGACCGGGCGCTGGACGACAGGGGCACGCATGTCCGCAACGTGAAAGTGAATCTGGGCGAATCGCCACTCGGATGGTTGGCGGCGCGCGGGAGAATCACGAACCGGCAGCTTGATGCGGGCGAGCAGCTTCGCCGCGACTGGACGGTCGCCAATCTGGGGCCGAGGACGACGATGCGCTGGGACGCATCGCCGGCGAGCGGCAGGCGTGGGCCGGGCGGGGCGATGGACTCGACGCTGGCGCAGATCGAGGCGAAGCGGCGGTTCGACGCAGCCATCGCGGCCGTGGGCCGGGGAATGGAAGATGTGCTGTGGCGCGTCGCCTGCGCCGGAGAGGGGCTGGAAGCGACCGAAAAGGCGCTCGGTTGGCCGACCCGCGCCGGCAAGGTGGTGCTGTGCATCGCGCTGGACCGGCTGGGCGATCATTACGGGATGAAATAA
- a CDS encoding helix-turn-helix domain-containing protein, with protein sequence MITCIREVRKAKGLTLQDVAERCDPPTTPQTVGRLETGTRTVSVAWLNRIAGALGVDPSQLVTHPDRQDLPVVAILGASGVNAPRKAETAVPPRPSSGALAMPVTASIGDYRAGDLLWLERLAPDRFGDAINRDVLVPRPAGRFLFARLIGREEGKLHLLPLTSGARQTVVAAPPWMGVATTLIREL encoded by the coding sequence ATGATCACCTGCATTCGCGAGGTCCGCAAAGCCAAGGGGCTCACCCTTCAGGACGTGGCCGAACGGTGCGACCCGCCCACCACACCGCAAACGGTCGGACGATTGGAAACGGGCACGCGGACGGTCTCGGTGGCCTGGCTGAACCGCATCGCGGGCGCATTGGGCGTGGACCCCTCGCAACTCGTCACCCATCCCGACCGGCAGGATCTGCCGGTTGTCGCCATTCTCGGCGCGTCGGGAGTCAATGCACCGCGAAAGGCTGAAACCGCTGTGCCGCCGCGTCCCTCCTCGGGCGCGCTCGCGATGCCCGTCACCGCCAGCATCGGCGATTATCGCGCGGGTGACCTGCTATGGCTGGAGCGGCTGGCGCCCGATCGCTTCGGCGACGCGATCAATCGCGATGTGCTGGTGCCGCGCCCTGCCGGGCGCTTCCTGTTCGCCCGGCTGATCGGGCGGGAGGAGGGAAAGCTGCATCTGCTCCCGCTCACCAGCGGCGCCCGCCAGACGGTGGTGGCCGCCCCTCCGTGGATGGGCGTCGCGACCACTTTGATCCGGGAACTTTAG
- a CDS encoding DUF1465 family protein, with amino-acid sequence MIDGLYVEAMVLADEARSYFDRGGLEDREAMSPADRVAFSCESLKVTTRLMHVVSWLLLRRAADAGELRPAELQQPARRLGDASDTDSEALAAMPERARLIIEASCDLYQRIKRLDDEMMRNAPVTSPARSLLDRLERSL; translated from the coding sequence TTGATCGACGGCCTTTACGTCGAGGCGATGGTCCTTGCCGATGAGGCCCGTTCCTATTTCGACCGGGGCGGGCTGGAGGATCGGGAGGCGATGTCTCCCGCCGACCGGGTGGCCTTTTCCTGCGAATCGCTGAAGGTGACGACACGGCTGATGCATGTGGTGTCGTGGCTGTTGCTGCGGCGCGCGGCCGATGCGGGGGAACTGCGTCCGGCGGAACTGCAGCAGCCCGCCCGGCGGCTGGGCGATGCGAGCGACACCGATTCGGAAGCGCTGGCCGCCATGCCCGAACGGGCGCGACTGATCATAGAGGCAAGCTGCGATCTGTATCAGCGGATCAAGCGGCTGGATGACGAGATGATGCGCAATGCCCCGGTGACGAGCCCGGCGCGCTCCTTGCTGGACCGGCTGGAACGATCGCTTTAG
- a CDS encoding Hsp20 family protein gives MRAFDFAPLLRSSVGFENLNRLVDFATRGEGDAYPPYNIEKLGEGAYRISMAVAGFGQDELDLTVQENVLIVTGRAQEGPETAERQFLHRGIAKRAFERRFQLADTIKVTGAGYEHGLLNIDLVREVPEHKKPRKIEIGGSDSSPAPVIEGSSREAA, from the coding sequence ATGCGTGCATTTGACTTTGCGCCTCTGCTGCGCTCCTCGGTCGGGTTCGAGAACCTGAACCGGCTCGTCGATTTCGCCACTCGCGGCGAAGGCGACGCTTACCCCCCGTACAACATCGAAAAGCTGGGCGAAGGCGCCTATCGCATTTCGATGGCGGTCGCGGGCTTTGGTCAGGACGAGCTTGACCTGACCGTGCAGGAAAATGTGCTGATCGTGACCGGCCGCGCCCAGGAAGGGCCGGAAACGGCCGAGCGGCAGTTCCTGCACCGCGGAATCGCCAAGCGCGCCTTTGAACGGCGCTTCCAGCTTGCCGACACGATCAAGGTGACGGGGGCCGGCTATGAGCATGGCCTTTTGAACATCGATCTCGTCCGCGAAGTGCCCGAGCACAAGAAGCCGCGCAAGATCGAGATCGGCGGCAGCGACAGTTCGCCCGCGCCGGTTATCGAAGGCAGCTCGCGCGAGGCCGCCTAG
- a CDS encoding YdcH family protein — protein sequence MDEAEIRRRIELLQQEHRDLDAAIDALGLTAAPDQLQLARLKKRKLLLKDEISQLADQLIPDIIA from the coding sequence GTGGATGAAGCCGAAATCAGACGCAGAATCGAACTTCTTCAGCAGGAGCATCGCGACCTGGACGCCGCCATCGACGCATTGGGGCTGACGGCCGCGCCCGACCAGCTGCAACTCGCGCGGCTGAAGAAGCGCAAGCTGCTGCTGAAGGACGAGATCAGCCAGCTCGCGGACCAGCTTATCCCCGACATCATCGCCTGA
- a CDS encoding YdcH family protein, which translates to MESAHIVALSAKHAELDERIFSESRRPLPNEALLQRLKREKLRIKQEIVGI; encoded by the coding sequence ATGGAAAGTGCGCATATCGTTGCGCTATCAGCCAAACATGCCGAACTGGACGAACGCATCTTCTCCGAATCGCGCCGTCCACTCCCCAACGAAGCTCTGCTTCAACGATTGAAGCGTGAGAAACTCCGAATAAAACAGGAAATTGTAGGCATTTAG
- the dksA gene encoding RNA polymerase-binding protein DksA yields MADIDAASDVASKDEKGPFDDVVLPPDYRPSAEEPFMNERQLAYFRKKLIEWKDSLLKESKETLATLQNESLREPDVTDRASNETDWSIELRTRDRQRKLISKIDAALRRIDEGEYGYCEVTGEPISLARLEARPIATMTLEAQERHERQEKVSRDE; encoded by the coding sequence ATGGCCGATATTGACGCTGCATCGGATGTGGCTTCGAAAGACGAAAAGGGGCCTTTCGACGACGTAGTGCTTCCACCGGATTACCGGCCATCTGCTGAGGAGCCTTTCATGAACGAAAGGCAGCTCGCCTATTTTCGGAAGAAGCTGATCGAGTGGAAGGACAGCCTTCTCAAGGAATCCAAGGAAACGCTCGCCACCCTGCAGAACGAATCACTGCGCGAGCCGGATGTGACCGACCGCGCATCGAACGAGACCGATTGGTCGATCGAGCTTCGTACCCGTGACCGCCAGCGCAAGCTGATCTCCAAGATCGACGCAGCGCTGCGCCGCATCGACGAAGGTGAATATGGCTATTGCGAAGTGACGGGAGAGCCGATCTCTCTCGCCAGGCTGGAGGCCCGCCCCATCGCGACCATGACCCTGGAAGCGCAGGAGCGCCACGAGCGGCAGGAAAAGGTCTCGCGGGACGAATAG